A window of Desmospora profundinema genomic DNA:
CGTTTTGTCTCCATCGTACACTTCCTTGATCATGGAGGTTAGAAAAGGCGGCTGCGATCGGCTGAGGTGGGCAATTTCAGAACTGTTTGGAACCAAGCCGAATGTTTTGATTTCATATAAGAAATTATCCACGATTTGTCGAGCCAATGCAGTTAGACGGGATATTTTCAGGCCCAGGAGAATAAAGTAGCTGTCCCAGTAAAACAATTGCTGAAACACACCACCGGGAACGACATAGGGATAGGGGAGGTACAACAGTTGATCCAAGGTATGAGGTGGACTTGTTTTAATCAATTCCTTCCAATGATCGTGTATATATCGTGCCGTCCGTTCCATGCTTGGATTGACACAGCGGAAAGTGACATCCGGCAGTGTTACTTCCAACGGGCTCACCCCCATGCAGCTTTTCCATATGGTATTTGTGTCGTTATAGAAGTATGTCAAGGAGTGAGAAGAAAGGAAATCGGGATGGAATGGTTTGCAGCGGGATTCATAAAAAATTGCACCGATTTTTCACCGGTACAATTCTTGTTGTTCGTGCCTGTCGGCGTAAATATTCTGTCATCAATGAGGTTTTAGTGGCGATCGACGGCGATCCCTCCTGGCGATGTATGAATAGCACTGGTTCATCGTTCCCCTGAATTCCACGCGATGGTCGTTTTTCATTGGATTGTACCATTGAAAATATTGATCTTCATGGAGGATGGAGGGGGGAAATTTCTCCGAATCCAAAATCACATAATACATAAACGACACCTCCTTGTCAGTAGTATTGTCTAAATACTTTTAAGTAAACCATTTTTTGCTTCTTTATCAATAAAAAATGAAAAACCCCCCAATTGGGGGAGTATCTGTATGGAATATCAGTTCCGGGGGCGGGACGGGGCGAGACCGAGTCGAAAGCTGGACCGGAGAGCCCAGGCCCGCTGGGAACGTTTTTGGTATCGGGGAAGATGGCGGTAGATCTCGATTGCCTCCTCATAGGCATCTCGGCTTTCCGGGACCCGGTCCAGCTTCCCGTACAGCCGTCCCAGCCGGTAATATCCCTCGCAGGAAGAGGAGTGAATGGACCGAAAGCGTTCCAGATAATCGATGGCTTTGTCTGGATCAAGGGGACCGAATGCCTCCGCCAAGCGAAGATAAGGTTCCCCGTACTGCACTCGAGGTTCCCGCTCCAACGCATCCTGTAGCCATCGTTCCCCTTCGTCCAAATCACCGATTTTCAACCGGCACAGCCCGATGTCCACACGGATCTGGGCCGAATCGGAAATGGCTTTTAGGCATTGCTCCAGATGGGGTAGGGCCTCCCGGTATTTTTTTCGTTCCATCAACAGACGGGCCATTTCCAGACGATCCGATGTGTGGTGCGGATTCAACTCGAGGGAACGTTTTAATTTCCGCATACGGGCAGCGATCTGAAAGGGACGGATGGCGTTTGGAAAAAGTCCGATGAAGCGGCGGTCCAAGAAATAGGCGATCAAGAAAAGGAGGAGAAGGGCGAGAAAGGGGTTGCCCAAGATGTACCATAACAATCCAAAGGTGAAGAGCTTACCCAATTTTCCACCTCCTAAAGAGAAAAAAGAACCCGCTCTTTTAGAAGCGGGACGTTTTTATCCACCGGGGGTTAGTCCTGGGGCTTTGCCCATTGTTCCGCCCAGGATTGCAATTCGTCCATCGCCGGTTTTAACGCTTTCCCTTTTTCGGTTAACTCGTACTCAATTCTTACAGGTGTCTCGGGATAGATGTTGCGTGTCAAGATTCCGGCTGCCTCTAGTTCCTTGAAGCGTTCGGCCAGCATTTTATCGCTCATGCCGGGAATCATGGATGAAATTTCCTTGAATCGTTTCGGTCCATCCATCAACACTCGGATGATCAGGCCGGTCCAGCGTTTACCCAACAGTTCAAACGCGAATTCAAACATGGGGCACAGCTTTTGCTTGTGGTTGTTCATCATAGCGACCACTCCTGACCCAATTTTACCATATTTGCTTGACAAAAGGTATCATCACCCATAAGATAACCAAACTAAAAGTAAGTGGCTATATTTCATGAATTGATTTGGTGTTTTTTCGCCAAACCTCTCCTCCATCCTGACCCGGATGGGGGAGAGGTTTGGGAGGTAACGACTGTGATCCACAGCGTGTAGAGGATCAGCCCAGATAGCGGTTTTTCAGAGTAGTTTCCTTTATAATATATCCTTCTTTAATGGTGAGAAGCCCAACCCGCTTAGGGGCTGGGCTTCATTTGTTGAATCCGATTACTTTCCCTTTATGTGTGGGATGGGGCAGACGTCGGTCCTTTTTCTTTTGAGAGACATACTTCGCAATTTCAGAGGGATGAGGATGGGTCCATTCCGGCGGTGTATATCCTTCGTGCGGATGAACGAGGAAATAATCCAAAACGGTTTCCAACAGTTCCTCAAAGGGATGCAAAGGGATACGGTCTTTCAGCAATAGCTTGGTCACAGACCAAAGGATCCCGGAGGTAAGCCCCCGCTCCTCCAGCTCTTTTACCAGATCGGGGCTGTGGGATTTGGCTTGCTTCAACCAACGGGCCACCCAATCGTAAGTAACCAGCTGATCCAACCGCCGGTTGATCACTTGGCGCAGATGGTTGAGAAGGATGGTTGCAGCTTCTTCTCCTTCCCGGGAGTTCCAGCGTCCTTCCACTTGGTCGATGGGGTGGAGTCCCATAGTTCCACTCTCGATTACATGGGAAAATAATAAAGGTGGATGCAATACTCCATCAACTATGCGGTTACCGCGGATACGAATCTGGTATTGGTTTGGTTCCAGTTCAGACTGGGAACGGATGCGTACGGAAGGCAGGTACACCCCCAGTTGACGGAAAACCTCTTTTCGCACCGCTTGTATTTGTCCCGTGAAATCAGGGTCGGCCAACAACGGTTCATACAAGCCGGGGCCCAGTTCCAATGACAAAACGTCGCCCTTTTGTTCCCCATAAGCATCTGACAAGTTCCAGTCAGCCATCGGGTCATTCTCTCCTCCAACTTAAGCAATTAAAACGATTCAATTACCATAGACAGGCCCTATGATCTCTCCAGCCGTTCCTTCCATTTTTTCAATATCGGCATGTCGTCCAGCTCTTCTTCGGTCACCCGTCCCCAGTTGATTCCAGCAGGCTTGGGGTAGGAGGGGTTCGTTTGAATCAACTCCTGCTCCGTAGCGATCCAATCAACGGTTAGATCGTGAGGTTCCAAGGGAATGTCGTCATCGACCACCTGCAGGGAATGGACCGAGGAAACCACGGGGATTTCCGGGTTTCCCGATTCGCGCAAGACTGCGTATTCCCGGTCGGCATAACCCTCTCCCTTCCCCAGCCGTCTTCCATCGCGATGGAGAGCGACCGCTCCAACGACGAACAGGTCCACGGGAGGGAGGTGTTCCAAAGGAATTTCTACACCATATTCGTGAATATGGGATAAGCTGGCCGCTTTTCGTTCCTCTCCCGCCGGAACCCGGTCGGGATCCACACGGATAAAGCCGGCTTTAAGGCGGGGGGTGGGCACCAACAACGTCTTCCCATCCCGAAGCGCTTGTGCACGCAGCGGAAGCTGGGGGGAGTCGGGATTCACCTTGATCGTTTGTGCTTGTTGATAAACAGCCAATTGGGTGATGTGGTGTGCCGCTGCTTCCGCTCCCTTGAAGTTGGGAATGCGTCCCCGCAGGGGAAAGGGGAACCGGCCTGCTTTTTTCTCCTCCAGAAGCGACCAGACCCGCTCCCGAATCACCGTTTTCGAGTGGGCCGGGTGGTTATCGGGCGTCATCGGTGTCCTCCTCCATGGGATGAAGGATTCCGATGGGGATCGCTTCCTGGATGGGCGATCCTTCATACGTTCCCCATGCCATCACTCCGTTTAGATCGTTTACATGAAACGGTATTGTTTCGCCCTCTACCCGATACCGAAGTCCAGGCTTGATTTCCGCCGGGTTTCGGAGGTACGATCGGACAAATTGGATCTGCCTCTCGATAACCGCCATTTCACCGGTCATGGACGCACGGCGGGCACGGGTTTCTTCTTGTTTCAGCCGCTCCATTTCCCGTTTCAGCTCCTCCGCACTCATGCGGCTGTAGTGTATCAACCATCCGACCTCCCGGGCTTTGGCGTTCGCTACTGGATATTATACCAAACGGGATCCGTTTTCGCGGTGTTTTTCCGATGTTCGGCAAGAGCTGTGATACAATGGGCCCAGAGGAGGGATTCCATCGTTATGCCAGTGATCCTATTGTTTATTGATGGAGTGGGCCTGGGGGAAGAAGTGGACGACAATCCCTGGTATATCGAACCGACTCCCCATATAAACCGTTTGCTGGCCGGCCGCAACTTGGTTGCAGAGGCAGTGGGACGGGTATCGAGCGGGGTTTTGCTGTTGGCTGCCGATGCTGCCTTAGGAGTGCCTGGCCTTCCGCAGAGTGCGACTGGTCAGGCTACGATTTTTACCGGCCGCAATGCTCCACAGGCGATGGGAAGTCATCAAAGCGGGCTCCCTCTGACGCGGCTGCGTGAATGGGTGGAAAAGGACAACCTGTACCTTCAAGCCCGTCGGCACGGGTTTGGGGCCACCTTTGCCAACAGTTATACTCCCGAGTATTTTGAATTGCCCACCACCCGTCGGGGTTGGGTTTCCGTCTCCACCTGCGCCATTCGCAGCACCGGACAACCGTTGCGCATGTTGGAAGATCTGTTGGAGGGACGGGCCGTTTACCATGACGTGACTCGGCGCTTTTTGGCCGATAAACGGGACGATGTGCGTGAAATTGCGCCGGATACCGCTGCGGAGCACTTATACGGTCTAACCCGTGACTACGATCTGGTGGTTCATGAGTTTTTTTTAAGCGACTTGGCGGGACACCGCCAAGATCGGGAAGGGATGGCCCGGGTGACCGCCCGTTACGACGCCTTTCTCGGTGCCGTCGTCAAGCAGCTGCAGGAACAGGATCTGCTGCTCTTGGTTAGCGATCATGGGAACAGTGAAGATCTGCGGGTGAAAACCCACACGCTAAACCGAGTGCCGCTCTTGGCGGTTACATCGGATCGGGCATTTTTGGACGAGATGGAGCAGCAACAAAAGCCGTGGGATTTGACCCATGTCACTCCCTGGACGATGCGATGGTTGAAAAGTCGCAACAGACCGCTGGAAAGGAGAGCCTGATCAATGGAGAAATACGTGCCACATGTGCGGGAGGCCGCTATTCCGGAAGATGGGGGATGGGCGGAACTTTCCGGGGAACAGGTGCTAATCCTGTCCGTCCCGGAATGGGAAGAACTCGTCGATCGGTCGGCGGAAGGATATCGGTATGTATGGATGTATGATCGGAAAGCGGATGCCTATATCTTTTGTTTTCGCCTGGAAGACGGAACAGAACGGGCCCTGGCTTTTGCCAAGGACCACGGAGGCCTGCTTCTCGCGGATGAACGCGCCCGCGGTTCTTTTTCGCTGTTGGTTACTGCCCGCCCCTTGGAGGATGTGAAGGATGAGACACCGATGCTGCTGTTACAGGGGATTACCCTGAAGCGTCATCCAAAAGCGGGATGGTGAATGGATGCTTCATCTGCGGAAACGGATGGAGCATCCATTTGGTGCGTTAGGGTTGTTTCCCTCCACCTACTCCCGAATGACGACAGTCGTCCCGATGGGAACCCGACCGGCCAACTCTTCTACATCCCGATTGTACATACGAATACACCCTTTGGAGACCCGTTTCCCGATGGAAGCGGGATTGTTTGTTCCATGGATGCCGTATCCTCTTCGGGACAAGCCCATCCACATCGTGCCGTAAGGAGTCAGGCGGCCGCCTGGGCGGCTGTAAGGGTAGGGAACCTTGTTGATGATATGGTAGGTACCGGTGGGGGTTTGTGTCAGGATCTGTCCGATTGCAACGGGATAAGAACGGACGACTCGTCCTCCTTCCAACAGGTATAGGCGGCGGTCGGACAAGTCCACCAAAATGCTGGGCAAGAAAAATTCCCCCTTTCGCTCTTATGCTATGAGTGAAGGGGGAAGAAAGCGCAGGTTTCCTTCAAACTTGTGAAGAGTCGTCGTAATCGTAACGAAATCCGTCTTCAAAAGCCGGGGAAAGCACCTGTCCCCGGGATTGTACCCGCTCCAGTAATTCGCGGTATCGACGGGCCTTGTCAGGGTCCGAGTTGTTTTGGAGTGCCAGTTGCAACGCTTCCGCCACCAATCGGCATTCCTGTTTGTCCAGATTCATCTGTTCGCCTCCTTTTTGTCTGCATCCTGGAGATCGTTTTTCCATTTGTATGGGACATACTGGAACGAGGAGGTGTCTGGGTTGAATTGGCTGCTAAAAGTGGTCATGTATGCGTCGGTGATCCATGGCGCCCATCTGTTGGTGGAGGGGTTTCATTATTCCGATGTGCTTGCGCCTACGTTGATCGTCTTGTTTTTAGCGACGGTGGGTCATTTCGCGGACCAATGGATTCTTCCCCGGTTGGGCAATCCGCTGTCTTCCGTTGCAGGTGCGTCTTTTATCACTGGAACGGTATGGGGAGGACAGTTCTTGTTTCCCGGATCGTTCGTACCCATTCCTGCGGCAGTCGTGATCGGAATGACTTTGGGAGTGGTGGAATATCGCATGCATCGGGATATTCTGAAGCATCGACAAAACCCCTCCCCATGATTAATGGCGTAGGGGAGGGAGTGTGGGGAGGACTTCCTGGTACAAGGTATAGGTGAGTTTTTTGTGCTTATCGACGGAAGCAAAGAAAACGTCATCGATGGAAGGAATGTCTGCGTTTTCCAGTTCTGTTTTCATCCATTGGTCGTCCAACCCCAAGTGATCCAGAGAGTATTGCAGAACTTGCCCTTCTACGATGACGGGTAATGCGATCCCGGGCGGAGGCGGGGTCTGCCGCCAGTCTTTTCTGGTGGGAGGATCGTGAAGGGGATCTTTTTTCACCGACATCTTTCCGTTTGCCTCCAGAATGGCCAACTCCACTTCAGCCAAGTCGAACACCCCATGTTCCCGAAGCATGTTTAAAATGTTGTCGATGGAGTAACGGATTTGCTTCAGATTGTCTTTCATCAATTTGCCCTTATGAACGACGACGGTGGGTTCAAAGGTGAACCACTTGCCCATCTTACGGGAAGTGATCTTTGAGAAGGCGACGATCCGCTGCAACAATGCCACGATGACAATAGCGAACGCAGTGGGGAGGTGTTCGATCTTCGGGTCGGCGATGTCCGCCCCAACGATGGCACCCAAAACAACTACAATCAAAAAATCAAAAACAGGCATCTCGCCGATGGCCCGCTTCCCCATATAGAGCGTCAGGAACAGCAACAACGGTAAAATGGTGGCGATTCGACCCATGATCAGGAGATAATCTTCTCCAGCTTTTAACCACTCCACAATCATAACCCCTTTCCTCTCTCCCCTTATTTTGGGGCAAGGGCAAGGGGTTCCATTCATCCAATTGGTATTTAGTACAAGTCGAACATGTTGACCGGATGTCCCCGTTCTTTCAGATACTGAAACAATTGGGCGCGATGATGGAAGACATGGGTAACCACTTCCAACAGCCAGCGGACTTGGGGAGTGCCGTGATCGGCGTAAAAAGCTTTGGTCTCATGGTGGAGGAATGTGTCTGGATCCAGCGATTCCATGTAATCGGACAGTTCGCGGAAGCCCCGTTCCATGATCGATCCCAGCTTTTCAGCAGTGTCGGCCGCCAGTTGCACCTCCAGCTCCTGCACTTGTGTTTGACTGTGTTCCTGCATAATAGCCAGATCGACGGCAGGAATCTGACATAGATGTTGTGCCAATTCCAACAGGGTGCGCATTCCTTCCCGGGGGCGGTATTCCCAATCGTCTGCTTCCACCTGATTGAGGAGATGACGGGTGGTGCGAATGCCGAGAGACAGTTCGTCCAACAGCGTTTGCCGAAAAACAGGGGTTTTTTCCATAGGCATTGGCCTCCTTGTGGAGTGAAAATGAACGAACATATGTACGATTCGGTAAGTGCGTACCGATTTCCTGCCCCATTTATTCATCGTTTTAAAACAGGCGCATCGAATGGCTGGCCCATTCCGGTCTCCGTGGGATGAATTGGATAGTAGGGGAGGTTTTTGATACACGAAGCAGCTGGTGATAATCCTGTTGAACCCATAAGAACCAGGCTTGAATCGAGGCGCATACATAAAAGAAGGGGCATGGATCCGTCATCAGTTTTTAATTCCGTACACCATATCGTGGAAGAGCGTCCCTCCTGCAAGCGGGGAACGGCTTCTGCGAAATTGGAGGATTCGGCTTTGTTTCCGGTATACTATTCGTTACCGGTAAAGGGATCCATATGGCTATCGGATACAAATTTATGGAAATGGCAGGACCGACGGATGGAAATCCCTGTTGAAACTTGTTCCGAAATGTGATACGTTACTATTTGTGAAATTGCGCTAGAAGGATCCAAGATTCACTTAAAGGGTTGGGACCTCTGAGGACTAACCTTCCCCCGTGGTGAACGAGCAGATCCTAGCGGAATATTGGCTTACACCATATTTCCTAGGAAGGGGGCCGAAGGGGATGGAATACTCTACTTTCGGACGTCATGTAGCCATGGATGCTTGGGGTGTCGATTTTGATCTGCTCAACGATGCCTCATGGTTGGAGAAACACATGAAGGCGGCAGCGGAAAAAAGCGGTGCAACGGTCCTTTCGTCCCAAGCCCAAGCTTTTGATCCGCAAGGGGCAACCGTACTGGTACTTTTGTCGGAAAGTCACATCTCTATCCACACGTACCCGGAAAAAGGATTCGCTGCCCTGGATTGCTACACTTGTGGCTACGAAGTGGATCCGATGGTCGCCATCCAGCACATGCTGGACGTGCTGAAACCGACGCAAGCCTTTCCCAAGGTGATGCATCGCGGCGACGGGCCAATCGAGGTAGTCCAACCGGAAAAGCGACCAGTCCAAAACGTCATCTGATGGAAACCGCGCCTCCGCCATTCGGCGGAGGCGTTTTTATGTTGTCTTCGGTTGATTGTGTAATATATACTTTACAAAAAGAAAAGAATATATATCAATATGTAAAATATTATTGCCAAAAAGTAAAAAATAAGTTACCATACCATATGTCTGAAGGAGGATCAGACTGCTATGCCTTTGAAGGAGCATGGGACCTTAACCAATCGATTGGTTGTCTTGCGGGCAGAAAAAGGGTGGTCACAAAAAGAGGTAGCCGACCGACTCGGTGTCAGCCGACAAACGATCGTTTCCATCGAGAAAAACCGCTATAACCCATCCTTAAAGTTGGCTTTTGAGATTGCACTTCTGTTTGAAAAAGACATCAATGATGTGTTTCAGTATGTGGTTAAAAATGATTGAAACGATGTTTTCTAAGTCTCTATCTACAGAAGTGTGACTAATAAAATGAAATACAGACGTAATGGGAAAGGAGAATATAAGTGGGGGAAATCATCTCATTTATCAGTATCCTGATCTATTTAGCCGTATTCTTTTGGGGTGTGCTTTATGGAGTCCTGTTTGATTTCAGAAAAGAAGGAAGTGATGAAAGAGGGGTAAAGATAAGCGGGACAGCATACACAGTCGCTTTTCCTCTTGTGATTTTGGGTTGGTTGTTTTTGGAGCTGATCGATACTTACATCCGGCCGCTCTCATTTGAAGAGTATAGGGACGCCATTTGGTTTCTTGTGACAGTTCCGGTGATTGTTCGTGCTGGGATGATTCTCCTGCTGAAAAGGTTCTGGTAAGTACAAATAGGTATATTGATATACATTTTTCGAAATATAGACAATCATTTATTCGGTATATGGAAGGGAGGGGATGCCTGGAAAGTAGCAGGAAATGTTGATCCATATGCGCACTTAGGAAAACACATCATCATTTCATGGGGGGATTCTAGTGAAAAAGCTGATTGCGTCCGGTTTGGCCTTATCGTTGGTGTTAGGTGGTACGATGACTACTTCTGCATTCGCCGGGACTCCGGAAACACAGGAGCAGGTGAAGTCGCAGGTAGCAGTTAATTCGACTGAAATAGAGCCTAAAGCTATACCAGCTGTGGCAGCGACTGTAACTGCGAAAAAGGCTGCAGCGTATGTTGGTGGAGCGTTTGTAACAGGAGCTGCGGCTAAAGCCGGAGCGGATGCTTGGGATTATGCCAAGAAACAGGTCGGTCGTAATTCCGTGCAACCGGTTTATGCGGATTACGATGAAATCAAAACCGTATTCGATCAGTAATCCAAAAAAGGGGTGTCGCTTAGCTGCGGCATCCCCTCCATATTAAAGGGGGATCAAGATGTGGAAGAAGCTAGCCGTTTTGGGTTTATTGACGGTTTTTATTATCCATTTTGCATTCACAGGTCTGTACAATGCTCCATTGAATCCTCTAAAAGCGAAGCATTCAAACATCATCGCTGGTTATATGAACCCTCTTTTTTCTCAGAATTGGAAGTTATTCGCACCCAATCCTGCATCGGATAACAACACTTTTTATGTGCGGGCTCAGGTAAAGAAAGAGGACGGAGTGAAAACAACAGATTGGATTGACTTAACCTCTTATATGATCGAGCGAAACCAAACCAATCGCTTTACTCCTTATAACCGACTGGTCAGAATTCAACGAGGAGCGGTAACGGCGATGGTGGAAGAGGATGATTTGATCGTTACCCTTCACCGTAAGGCGCAAAGCAATGAAGAAGCGAAAAAAAAGCTGGATGATTTACACGACGATAAACGGAAAAGTGAGCAACAGGAATACGGAGAAAAGCTGTTAAACCGATATGCACAGGCCTATTTAAACAGTTTGCACCCCGAATGGGAAGTGACGAAGACTCAGTTGATGTTAGTGGAGACAAAAGCGGTTCCTTTTTCAGAAAAAGAAAAGAAAGAAGTTGAAACAAAGACAAAGGTATACCAATTTGATTGGAGGAATTACCAGCCAGTAGCGCCGATCTTTTGATCGAGCATTCAGGAATGACGCTTCTAAAGTCCGAAAATGGTTCCCAGTATAAATGTTGAAAGGTGGGACATCGACATGTTTGACCGTATCGCCGATTGGAACCGACAAAAGCACATGCTGATGGGCGCCAGCCTCATCCGTATTGCTTTCGGCTTCATTATTCTCTACATATACGGGATGCACTATGCTCAACGGCGCTTTTTGTGGGGGCCGGAGGGCATGTACGATTTTGCGGATTTTCGTGCTGATACGATGATCGCATGGACGTTTTCCTTGTATCAATTACACCCGTCCCCCCTCTATTTTGAAATCGTTTTTCATCTAGGCATGTTGGCTGCACTTTGGTTCATTTTTGGTTATAAAGGTCGGATTGCGGCCATTGTCAACTTCGTGTTTGTTTGGTCTCTGTTTACTCGCAACGGGATCATTTTAGACGGCGGGGACAATGTCATGCGCATACTGTTGGTCTTCCTGCTGTTTGCCAACACGACGGCCTACTTTTCTGTCGATCGCCACCTTCGACAGAAGAGAGGCATCCCTGCCTCAGAGCTTTCTCCTCCAGGATTTTCCCATATGCGGCTGTCTAACCTTATCCACAACTTAGCGATTTTGGCCTGTATCGTTCAGGTATGCATGATGTATCTTACGTCAGGCTTCCATAAGGTGATGGGTGAAGTATGGCAAAACGGAACGGCCCTTTACTACATCCTGCAGGTAGGAGAGTACACCCATCCATTTTTCCGAGATCTTATTTTCTCGTCGGATTTTCTCATTGTGACGGGTGCCTATGCGACTGTGTTGGTGCAGGTAGCCTTCCCTTTCCTGTTATTTAACCGTTACACCAAGTATGTGGCGATGGCGGGTGTGATTGGGATGCATCTAGGCATTGCCGTGGTGATGGGGCTGTTTACCTTTTCCTTTATCATGATCGCCAACCAGCTATTGATGTTACGAGACCGTGAATACAAAAAAATGATCGCGTTCTTTGACAGACGAGTGGGAAGAGTGAAAGCATATTTACGCCGAAAAGGAACCAGGGTTCCGGTGCCTGGAAAGGAGCCGGTCGGTGACCTTCGGGCTGTCACCGTTTTTTACGACGGCTGGTGTCCCTTCTGTCAAAGGAGTATGCAGCGCCTCCAAAGATGGGATTGGCTTCACCGTCTATCCTTCCTCTCCTTTCGCGATCCGGAGGTGATCGAGCAATACGGATTGGATCCAGAACGTTTGGAACAACGCATGCATACACGCCAAGTGAGAAACGGACGAGTGGAGGAAGGTATTCACAGTGTATGGGTCATTGCTCGACAGGTCCCTTTGTTGTGGGGGATGGTTCCGTTTCTGTGGTTGGCGACGGTGATGGGCGTAGGGCAATGGGTGTACGACTGGATCGCCGCTCGCCGGACGGTGATCCCTGTGGGAGGCTGTGACGGAGCGGGTTGTGAATGGACACCCATGGAAAAAGGTCACAGCCGGTAAGGAGAGAGGAGAGTATGGACATGAAACATTTTTCCTATGTATTCCGATTTAAAAATCAGCGAGAAGGCGTCACACAGGTGTGGCTGGCGGAGCCTCCCGTCCATCACGCACAAGGAGCTCGGTTAGTATCCATGAGCCGCTCTCCAGATCAACAATCCCCTCCGGATGTGGCGGGAAACCGCCTTTCCTACTACCGGTTGGAACCGGGTGAAGCGATCGAGAATATCTACGAAGTGACGGTTACGCCATCGATCGAGTGGAAGTCTCCCTCTACGTTGTCGGAGAAGGAACGGGAGTTTTATTTGCGTTCCACCACCTTGGTCCAGATCACGGATGAGGTCCGGACCAAAGCGGATGAGATTTGCCGGGGGTTGGAGACGGACGAAGCAAAAGCGCGTGCGTTGTTCGACTATGTTCGAAGTCACTTTCGTTATACCCATCCAGTGAAGGATTGGGGAGCGGCTCCTTTCTTGCGAACAAAAAAAGGAGATTGTGGCGAATTCTCTTTTTTGTATGCGGCCCTTTGTCGCGCCCAAAACATTCCGTGTCGGACGGTGGTAGGAGCGTTTGCCATGGGAAAGCACCATGCACACATGTGGAATGAGGTGTTTTTAGAAGAGCGGGGATGGGTTCCGGTAGACACCTCCATGGCACATGTACAAAAAAGACAGCCGTGGCGTTTTTTATTCAGCAACATCCGTACACTGCGTCCAAAGGAATATTTCGGCCAGTTGGAAAATCAGCGGATCATCTTCTCGGTGGAGTCTGATCTTGAACCGGTTCCGGATTATCCCGGAGAGCAGGAGGGTGGGGGAATTGAATTACACATCGATGGCCGGAAGTTTTCTTGGGGTTCACAACTGTTGAACGGAAATATCCCCTTACTACAGCCCATGTACTTTCACCATGAAAATCCAGGGAGTCGAGGAAGTGTAGACGATTGTATCGGGGATTACCGGGTACAGGAGCGAGGTTTGCGGTACGGGCTCCAGATTGCCAAACGG
This region includes:
- a CDS encoding tetratricopeptide repeat protein, translating into MGKLFTFGLLWYILGNPFLALLLLFLIAYFLDRRFIGLFPNAIRPFQIAARMRKLKRSLELNPHHTSDRLEMARLLMERKKYREALPHLEQCLKAISDSAQIRVDIGLCRLKIGDLDEGERWLQDALEREPRVQYGEPYLRLAEAFGPLDPDKAIDYLERFRSIHSSSCEGYYRLGRLYGKLDRVPESRDAYEEAIEIYRHLPRYQKRSQRAWALRSSFRLGLAPSRPRN
- a CDS encoding winged helix-turn-helix transcriptional regulator, with translation MNNHKQKLCPMFEFAFELLGKRWTGLIIRVLMDGPKRFKEISSMIPGMSDKMLAERFKELEAAGILTRNIYPETPVRIEYELTEKGKALKPAMDELQSWAEQWAKPQD
- a CDS encoding FHIPEP family type III secretion protein produces the protein MADWNLSDAYGEQKGDVLSLELGPGLYEPLLADPDFTGQIQAVRKEVFRQLGVYLPSVRIRSQSELEPNQYQIRIRGNRIVDGVLHPPLLFSHVIESGTMGLHPIDQVEGRWNSREGEEAATILLNHLRQVINRRLDQLVTYDWVARWLKQAKSHSPDLVKELEERGLTSGILWSVTKLLLKDRIPLHPFEELLETVLDYFLVHPHEGYTPPEWTHPHPSEIAKYVSQKKKDRRLPHPTHKGKVIGFNK
- a CDS encoding 5-formyltetrahydrofolate cyclo-ligase, which produces MTPDNHPAHSKTVIRERVWSLLEEKKAGRFPFPLRGRIPNFKGAEAAAHHITQLAVYQQAQTIKVNPDSPQLPLRAQALRDGKTLLVPTPRLKAGFIRVDPDRVPAGEERKAASLSHIHEYGVEIPLEHLPPVDLFVVGAVALHRDGRRLGKGEGYADREYAVLRESGNPEIPVVSSVHSLQVVDDDIPLEPHDLTVDWIATEQELIQTNPSYPKPAGINWGRVTEEELDDMPILKKWKERLERS
- a CDS encoding DUF1811 family protein; translation: MIHYSRMSAEELKREMERLKQEETRARRASMTGEMAVIERQIQFVRSYLRNPAEIKPGLRYRVEGETIPFHVNDLNGVMAWGTYEGSPIQEAIPIGILHPMEEDTDDAR
- a CDS encoding alkaline phosphatase family protein; this translates as MPVILLFIDGVGLGEEVDDNPWYIEPTPHINRLLAGRNLVAEAVGRVSSGVLLLAADAALGVPGLPQSATGQATIFTGRNAPQAMGSHQSGLPLTRLREWVEKDNLYLQARRHGFGATFANSYTPEYFELPTTRRGWVSVSTCAIRSTGQPLRMLEDLLEGRAVYHDVTRRFLADKRDDVREIAPDTAAEHLYGLTRDYDLVVHEFFLSDLAGHRQDREGMARVTARYDAFLGAVVKQLQEQDLLLLVSDHGNSEDLRVKTHTLNRVPLLAVTSDRAFLDEMEQQQKPWDLTHVTPWTMRWLKSRNRPLERRA
- a CDS encoding L,D-transpeptidase, with translation MPSILVDLSDRRLYLLEGGRVVRSYPVAIGQILTQTPTGTYHIINKVPYPYSRPGGRLTPYGTMWMGLSRRGYGIHGTNNPASIGKRVSKGCIRMYNRDVEELAGRVPIGTTVVIRE
- a CDS encoding DUF2512 family protein gives rise to the protein MNWLLKVVMYASVIHGAHLLVEGFHYSDVLAPTLIVLFLATVGHFADQWILPRLGNPLSSVAGASFITGTVWGGQFLFPGSFVPIPAAVVIGMTLGVVEYRMHRDILKHRQNPSP
- a CDS encoding DUF421 domain-containing protein, translated to MIVEWLKAGEDYLLIMGRIATILPLLLFLTLYMGKRAIGEMPVFDFLIVVVLGAIVGADIADPKIEHLPTAFAIVIVALLQRIVAFSKITSRKMGKWFTFEPTVVVHKGKLMKDNLKQIRYSIDNILNMLREHGVFDLAEVELAILEANGKMSVKKDPLHDPPTRKDWRQTPPPPGIALPVIVEGQVLQYSLDHLGLDDQWMKTELENADIPSIDDVFFASVDKHKKLTYTLYQEVLPTLPPLRH
- a CDS encoding DinB family protein, with amino-acid sequence MEKTPVFRQTLLDELSLGIRTTRHLLNQVEADDWEYRPREGMRTLLELAQHLCQIPAVDLAIMQEHSQTQVQELEVQLAADTAEKLGSIMERGFRELSDYMESLDPDTFLHHETKAFYADHGTPQVRWLLEVVTHVFHHRAQLFQYLKERGHPVNMFDLY
- the speD gene encoding adenosylmethionine decarboxylase produces the protein MEYSTFGRHVAMDAWGVDFDLLNDASWLEKHMKAAAEKSGATVLSSQAQAFDPQGATVLVLLSESHISIHTYPEKGFAALDCYTCGYEVDPMVAIQHMLDVLKPTQAFPKVMHRGDGPIEVVQPEKRPVQNVI